In Amyelois transitella isolate CPQ chromosome 26, ilAmyTran1.1, whole genome shotgun sequence, the following proteins share a genomic window:
- the LOC132903461 gene encoding uncharacterized protein LOC132903461: MDVRFCVALLVLGGTLAFSGKGYYCRDPDTGKLHTVNSTWRSISFCGNYTCRLKRRDHHNEKPLREFQISDLNLLGTITPKTVIKSVDTKNRSAETNSDQEEKIAVDNSVSNKTVSENRSTDNSGESKRLETILHKLLTNISDANGLKRDNEIRIDDMKPDRYLNDKEIKIISDLLHSVKKSDLETVVDIYSLAQDIYKELDKKTTEAIIEESVSELAKKEEKTFMSKVPHTKLVYEYEPMYISQKTMTEIKNQEHDVLSESYPKIIHNEIIHGYKPIQVIGPHKTNNIADMHKEASEIVPSYNTPKFESPLPTHKPLPTPNYGQLPYYFQMLDFQRQSSSVHPSTNTYSTYPVTESSFTSEKRSTPPTNYKSNEHHNINRPVLLPYPYYQVRYNASGYPFNYFYGVNPYHDAYRKEYNPYYVTRTAFTNNANIPERSYIPGSLIDTLLPKDYSRNQNKIDWKTDSLSDDVLDEIRAHFESKNILFKPICLRKKVKLEKVAKVLKLHDNNREKRSTSSDERDVVKNDDIYEVYIESTTCLNDVDPGFFRMGNISAPYPACCPQRINR, translated from the exons gGTACTACTGCAGAGATCCTGACACTGGTAAACTCCACACGGTGAATTCAACATGGCGATCCATATCTTTCTGTGGCAACTACACATGTAGGCTGAAGAGAAGAGATCACCATAATGAGAAACCTTTGAGAGAATTCCAAATATCTGACTTAAATCTATTAGGAACAATTACACCTAAAACAGTGATTAAATCTGTGGATACTAAGAACAGATCTGCTGAAACTAATTCTGATCAAGAAGAGAAAATAGCAGTTGATAATTCTGTATCAAACAAAACAGTATCAGAAAATAGATCAACAGATAATTCTGGGGAAAGTAAAAGATTAGAAAcgattttacataaattattaacgAATATTTCAGATGCGAACGGTTTGAAGAGAGATAATGAAATAAGAATTGATGATATGAAACCAGACAGATATTTAAACgataaggaaataaaaataatttctgatCTACTGCATAGTGTTAAGAAAAGTGATTTAGAGACAGTCGTTGACATATATAGTTTAGCTCAAGACATTTATAAAGAGTTAGATAAAAAGACAACAGAGGCAATTATTGAGGAATCAGTTTCAGAATTAGCAAAGAAAGAGGAAAAAACTTTTATGTCAAAAGTACCACATACTAAACTTGTATATGAATACGAGCCTATGTATATTTCTCAGAAAACAATGACGGAGATAAAAAATCAAGAACACGATGTGCTTTCGGAATCATAtccaaaaataattcataatgaaattattcatGGTTACAAACCAATACAGGTTATAGGTCCACACAAAACCAATAACATAGCAGATATGCATAAAGAAGCATCTGAGATAGTTCCATCATATAATACGCCTAAATTTGAAAGTCCGCTTCCAACCCACAAACCTTTACCTACTCCAAACTATGGTCAATTGCCTTATTATTTCCAAATGTTAGATTTTCAAAGACAGTCTTCATCCGTCCATCCATCTACAAATACGTATTCAACATATCCTGTTACAGAATCATCATTTACATCTGAAAAGCGTTCAACACCTCCAACTAACTATAAATCAAATGAGCATCATAATATTAATCGACCCGTATTATTACCTTATCCATATTATCAAGTTCGTTATAATGCATCTGGTTATCCTTTCAACTACTTCTACGGTGTCAACCCTTACCACGACGCTTACAGGAAAGAATACAACCCGTACTATGTCACTCGCACCGCTTTTACCAATAATGCTAATATTCCGGAAAGATCTTACATCCCTGGATCTTTAATTGACACATTACTGCCTAAAGATTACAGCagaaatcagaataaaatCGATTGGAAGACTGATTCTTTATCAGATGATGTGCTTGACGAAATAAGGGCACATTTCGAGAGTAAGAATATACTGTTTAAGCCTATCTGTTTGAGGAAGAAAGTCAAGTTGGAGAAAGTTGCTAAAGTGCTTAAATTGCACGATAATAACAGAGAAAAGAGAAGCACTTCATCAGACGAGCGAGATGTTGTGAAAAATGATGACATTTACGAAGTTTACATTGAAAGTACCAC ATGCCTGAACGATGTGGACCCTGGTTTCTTTAGAATGGGCAACATTTCCGCTCCCTATCCCGCTTGCTGTCCTCAAAGG